The DNA window CCTCCTCGAATCCGCAGACCGCGCCAGCCATATGGGCGAGCGGCGCGAGGTCGCCCGACGCGCCGACGGAGCCTTTTTGCGGAATGACCGGATGCAGGCCCGCATTGACGAACGCGATGAGGCGCTCGACCAGCTCGACGCGGGGGCCGGAATAGTTCGACGCGAACGCATTGGCCCGCAGGAGCATCATGGCGCGGGTTACGTCCTCGGCGAACGGCTCGCCGACCCCAGTGGCGTGGGCATAGACCGTCTTGCGCTGGTAGGCCGCCATGTCGCTGATGAGAACGCGCTGGTCCTTGAACAGGCCGACGCCCGTGTTGAAGGCATACATGAGCGGCGCGTCGTCGTGCATCCAGGTGCGGTCGATGTAATCCCGCGTCGCCGCAATGCGCTCGCGTGCCTCCGGGGTCAGGGCGGCGGGCGCAAAGGCTCCGCTGGCATCGGGGCGCGCCACACGCACCACATCCTGAATGCCGAGAGTGGCGCCGTCGAGCTTGACCGTCATCGCTGTTCCTCACGTTGAAGAAAAAGGGATACCGAGGCTTCGAACGTCGTGCAACCGCCTCGCCGTCGTCACAGGGCCTGTGCCGGTGATCGCGCTTGTCTGAAGCGCCGCGCCTGTTCGGATCGGGATGGCCCGTCCTGATCCTTCCCCCGTCATCACCGGGCGTGTCCCGGTGATCTCGCTTGCTTGAAGCGCCGGAGCCTCACCGGATCGGGATGGCCGGCACGGGGCCGGCCATGACGGGGCAGGGTCGGATGACGGGGGAGCGTCGCGCTGCGGTGCCGGTTTGCGATCTGTGCGCTGTCAAAGAGCAGCACCTGCAGGCCCGCAGCTTGCGCTGCGAGCCTTCAGGATGATCGAGGGTGGCGCGAGTGGCAGCCCGGCTCGATGTCTGAGGTGATAAGCGAGAGCCAAGCTGCTCGTCGCGCACGGTTCTTTTCAGGCGGACCAGCTGGGCAGAGCCCAAGGTCGGCCTCCTGCGCGCCCAGGGGTGCGAAGCCTGTCGCAGGACCGTGCCGGTTCCCACACTTGCGACGCCTCGCGAGCGCGCCCCTCGAAGGAACCGATCTGTCCAACGATATAGCTTAGCTTGGCACCCCTGTCAAGAACAAAGTGAGAACACATCCTTGCACAGACCCTCCCACGTCATCGCCGGCCTTGTGCCGGTGATCCCGACCCGTAAGGCACGGCGCTTCACATGAGCGGGATGGCCGGGACCAGCCCGGCCATGACGGGGAGGGTGTCAGGACGGGCGGAGGGTAGCCGACACAGCTGGGTGCCAGCACGGGCCGAGGGTAGCGAGAACGGGCCGAGGGTAGCGGAACGGCTGCGGGAAGGTGGGAGCGGGTGCCGGCGCGGTGGTGCGGGACCGCCCACCCTGATCGTCAACCCTCCCCCTCATCCTGACGAGGGGGAGAGGGACAAGGGGCATGAGGTTGCCCGCACAACGAGAGGGCCCCGAGCGCAAGCCCGAGGCCCTTGGACACCCTGACGTTCCGGCTCGCCGTCCGGGATGTCAGACCTTGCCGAGACGCCGGGTGGTCTGAGGGTCGAAGAGATGGACGTTGGCCGGATCGACCGACAGGGTCAGCCGGCGGGTGTCGGCCGGAATCTGACCGGTGGAGGCCTGAACGACGAAGTCGGCGCCGGCGACCTTGCCGTGGAAGAGCTGGGTCGCGCCGAGTTCCTCGACGAAATCCACATCCATGGAGAGGGAGCTCGAGCCCGCGCCGCCTGCCTGGACGTCCTCCGGACGCAGGCCCACCTCGATGGCGGAGCCGGGGGCGAGGCCGTCGCGCATGTCCGCGACCATGATCGCCTGTCCGCCGACCGACACCCGGCCGGGCCCCTCGACCTTGCCGGGCAGGATGTTCATGGGCGGCGAGCCGATGAAGGTGGCGACGAACCGGGTCTCGGGACGGCGGTAGACGTCCGCCGGGCTGCCCACCTGCTCGATCTGGCCGCCGGACATCACCACGAGCTTGTCGGACAGGGTCATGGCCTCGACCTGATCGTGAGTCACGTAGATCGACGTCACGCCGAGAGCCTTCTGCAGGCGCTTGATCTCGACGCGCATCTGGACGCGCAGCTTGGCATCGAGGTTGGAGAGCGGCTCATCGAAGAGGAACACCTGGGGCTTGCGCACGATGGCCCGGCCCATGGCGACGCGCTGGCGCTGGCCGCCGGAGAGCTGGCGCGGCTTGCGGGTGAGGAAGGATTCGATCGCCAGGATTCGGGCCGCTTCCTTCACGCGCTTCTCGATCTCGTCCTTCGGCGTGCCGCGGTTCTTCAGGCCATAGGCCATGTTGTCGTAGACGGTCATATGCGGGTAGAGCGCATAGTTCTGGAACACCATGGCGATGTCGCGATCGGCCGGCTCGACCTGGTTCACCACTCGCTCGCCGATCTTCACCTCGCCGTCGGAAATCGTCTCGAGGCCCGCAATCATCCGGAGCAGCGTGGACTTGCCGCAGCCGGACGGGCCGACGAGCACACAGAAGGAGCCGTCCTCGATTCCGAGAGAGACGCCCTTCACGGCCTCAACATTGCCCGCATAGATCTTCCTGACGGTATCGAGTGTGACCCCTGCCATCGTGTCTTTCCTTTTATCGCTGCCCGCGCCGCCGTGGGCCGCGGGCGAGAATTCCAATCATGTGAGAAGGAGCCCTTCCGCCGAACGGGAAGGGCCCTGCGCGTTTCCCGCGTCACTTCTCCGTTTCGACGAGACCCTTCACGAAGAGCCTCTGCATGAAGATGACGACCAGCACCGGCGGCACCATCGCCAGCACGGCCGTCGTCATGGCGATGTTCCACTCGGTCAGTGCATCGGTGGTCGTGATCATCTTCTTGATGCCGATGACGATGGTCTGCATCGAGCTTTTCGTGGTGATCAGCAGCGGCCAGAGATACTGGTTCCAGCCATAGATGAACTGGATCACGAAGAGTGCCGCGATCGTCGTCATCGAAAGCGGAAGCAGCGTGTCCTTGAAGAAGCGGAACGCGCCCGCGCCGTCGATCTTCGAGGCTTCCAGAAGCTCCTCCGGAATGGTCATGAAGAATTGCCGGAACAGGAGCGTGCCGGTCGCCGACGCGATGAGCGGCAGGATGAGACCGGAATAGGTATCGAGGAGACCCAGATCGGCGACGATCTTGTAGGTCGGATAAATACGCACTTCGACCGGGAGCATCAGGGTGATGAAGATGACCCAGAACGCCGTCCTGCGGAACGGGAACCTGAAATACACAACCGCATAGGCCGACAGAATCGAGATCAGGATCTTGCCGAATGCGATTCCCATTGCGACGATCATGGAGTTGATCATCATGCCGATCACGGGCTCGCGGGCCGTCTTGCCCCCGTAGAACAGCGCGCGGGAGTAGTTTTCCAGCGTCTGATCGCCCGGGATCAGCGGCATGTTGCCGTTGATGATGGTGGCGGTGTCGAAGGTCGACGCCATGATCGCGAGGTAGACCGGGAAGGCCACCAGAACGACGCCGATGATCAGCGTCAGATAGGCCATGAAGTCTCTAAAGGGACGATTCTCGACCATCAGTACTGTACCTTGCGTTCGACATAGCGGAACTGGATGGCGGTCAGCGCGATCACGATGACCATGAGGACCACCGATTGGGCGGCCGACAGGCCGAGATCGCCGCCGGAGCGGCCGTCCGCGTAGACTTTGTAGACGAGGGTTGTGGTCGTTCCGGCAGGACCGCCGCCCGTCACGGCATCGATGATGCCGAACGTCTCGAAGAACACGTAGACGATGGTCACGACGAGAAGGAAGAAGGTGGTCGGCGACAGAAGCGGGAAGATGATCGTCCAGAAGCGGCGCATGGGCCCTGCGCCGTCGATGGCGCCGGCTTCGATCACGCTCTTCGGAATCGCCTGCAGGCCAGCGAGGAAGAAGAGGAAATTGTAGCTGACGTGCTTCCAGGTGGCGGAGAGCACGAGCAGGATCATGGCATCTTTGCCGTCAAGCATGGGATTCCAGTTGAACCCCATGAGGTTGAGCGGGCGCCCGAGCGTGCCGAGCGTCGGGTGGAACATGAACATCCACAAAACACCCGCGATGGCGGGAGCCACCGCGTAAGGCCAGATCAGCAGGGTCTTGAAACCGTGGCCGCCGCGCAGGCTCTTGTCGGCCTGGGTGGCGAAAAGAAGCGCGACTGCGAGCGAGAAGAAGGCCACCAGGGTCGAGAAGATCACGGTCGTGACCATTGCCCGGTAATATTCAGGCTGCTCGAAGACCGCGCTGTAGTTCTCGAAGCCGACGAATTCGGAGGTGAGGCCGAAGGCGTCTTCCCGCAGGAACGACTGCCAGATGGCCTGCGATGCAGGCAGATAGAAGAAAATGACGGTGATCGCCATCTGCGGAACGATGAGCAGAAGTGGCAGCGTCCAACCTGAAAAATGAGCTCGTTTTTCCATCGCGTTTACGGCTGTCCGGATGATGGGTGGCAGATGACGGCGGCAACCGGTCTGCGAAGGTGATCCATAAGATCATCCCGGGCAGCGGGGCCGCCCGGGATGGAAAGTCGTGCGGTCAGATCGCTCAGCGGCTGACGGAACGCTCGAACTGGCGCAGGATCTGGTTGCTGCGCGTCACGGCGGAGTCGAGAGCATCCTTGGCGGGCTTCTGACCGGCCAGAGCAGCCTCGATCTCCTCCGACACCACGTCGCGGATCTGGACCATGTTGCCGAAGCGCAGACCGCGGGAATTCTCGGTCGGCTCCTTGTTGGTCAGCTCGAGCAGCGGGGTCTGCAGGACCGGGTTCTTCTCATAGAAACCTGAAGCCTTGGTCTTCTCGTAGGCTGCCTTGGTGATCGGGAGATAGCCCGATTCCTGATGCAGCTTGGCCTGGCGGTCCGTGTCCGACAGGAAGGTGAAGAACTTGGCCACGCCCTTGTACTCGGCGGCCGACTTGCCGCCCATGACCCACAGCGAAGCGCCGCCGATGATGGAGTTCTGCGGAGCGCCCTGGATGTCCGGGTAGTAAGGCATCGGCACGGACGTGAAGTCGAACTTCGCATTCGCCTTCACGTTGCCGTAGAAGCCCGACGAGGTGAGGAAGATCGCGCATTCGCCCGAGGTGAAGCGGCCCTCGCTCTTCGAGTCGCGGCCCGAATAGTCGTAGGTCTTGTCCTTCTGCAGGTCGACGAGGTTCTGCAGGTGCTTCACGTGCGCCGGAGAGTTGAACTTCATCTCCGTGTCGAAGCCGTCGAGACCGTTGGCCTTGGTGGCCATCGGGATGTTGTGCCAGGCGGAGAACTGCTCGACGTTGGCCCAGGGCGCCCAAGCGTTCGAGAAGCCGCAGGTGTCGTGGCCGGCAGCCTTGAGCTTCTTGCCGGCTTCGAACACTTGGGGCCAGGTCTTCGGGATCTCGTTAACGCCCGCCTTCTTCAGCTCGTCCTTGTTGATCCACATGACCATCGAGGAGGAGTTGAACGGGAAGGAGAGCATCTCGCCCTTGGCCGTGGAGTAGTAGCCGGTGATCGCCGGCAGATAGGCCTGCGGGTCGAACTTCTCGCCGGCGTCGGCCATCAGCTGGTAGACGGGCTTGATCGCCCCGCGGGCGCCCATCATGGTCGCCGTGCCGACTTCGAAAACCTGCAGGATGTGGGGGGCGTTGCCCGCGCGGAACGCGGCGATGCCGGCGTTCAGGGTATCGGCATACTGGCCCTTGTAGCTGACCACGACCTTGTATTCGTTCTGGGACTTGTTGAACTCGTCCGCCAGCCGGTTCACGACGTCGTTATTGGCACCCGTCATGGCGTGCCACCACTGGATCTCGGTCTGGGCGAAGGCGGAGGTGCTCGTCGCCAGGCCGATGGCCAGAGCGCCGAGGAGGGACTTCTTCATCATAGTAATCTCTCCCATGTCATCCCGTCGGGGACGTTCTTGTCGTTCATCACCCCGGCGTTAAGGCCGGATGACGTTTCTATGACGAAAACATGACAATCATAGCCGGCTTCAAAATGGAAGCCCTTTCATCCAAAAGACTTAACGGCCGACTTCGGGAACAGCCCGGAACACCTCTTCGTTGAGGGAGTAACTTAACGGAAGAGACCCATGCCCCAGATGATCGCCGCCCTGTTCAGGGATCCCGCCCAGGCCCATCAGGCCCTTCAGTCCTTGCTGCAAATGGGCATCGCCCAGAACCGAATCGTCGCCGCCGGCAATGCGGAAGCCCGCGAGATCTCGTCGATCTCCGGCTTCCGCAGCCTGTCGGCTCGGGACGACACCCTCGACGCGCTGCACGACCTGAACCTGCCGGACTCCGACAAGCGCCTCTTCGAGCAGGGTTTGCGGAGGCACTGCTCCCTGATCGCCGCGCAGGTCGACCGGGACAACATGGAGGAGGCCGTACGGGTCCTGGAGATGTTCGATCCGGTCGATCTCGACGGCAGCAGCCGCGAATGGCTCGAGGAGAGCGGATCCGACCAGGCGGGAGCCGATGCGGGTGCGCCCCTGGCGGCCGGGATCACCGGCGGCTCGGGCGCCGGCACCACCACCACGGGCTCCCTGCCCGGCATGGGGCTCATGGCGGAAGGCGCGGACGATCTCGGCACCACGGACCTGAGGACGGACGAGTTCAGCCAGACCAACCAGGGCTCGGGCACGACCGTCGGCACCGGCGCGCGCCGCGCCGACGAGCGGGCCGACCGGGAGGGCGTCAACGAGCTGGCCGTCGACACCCGGCCCGATCCCGACCAGCCCGGCCTGATGCAGCGCCACATGAACCGGGGCGGCCGGATCTGGGCCTACCGCACCGCCGACGAGATGGGTCTCTAGCCCATCGCACGCGGAGCGCCGGAGAGGACCCCGAACGTGCTTTCCGCTTTCGGGACCGAGGCTCAGATCACGTTGCGCTCGAGCAGCGGACGGTTGGCGAGAACGCGCTCGTAGCCGAGCTCGGACAGATCGAGCGTCCTGTAGCCGCCATGGACGATCAGCTCGGCCAGGCCTCGGCCCACCGCCGGGGCCTGCTGCAGGCCGTGGCCGGAGAAGCCGTTGCAGAGGTAGAAGTTCGTGAGCTCGCCGGTCAGGCCGATGATCGCGTTGTGATCGAGGAGGCTCATGTCGTAGGGCCCGGACCAGGCGCGTCCCGGCTTGATCGCCTCGAAGGCTGGGACGCGGTTCGCCAGGTTCGGCCAGATGAACTCCTCGAAGAACGAATGGTCGATCTCCTGGCTGGCCGGATCCTCGTCGGACCAGTCGGGATCGAGATCCGCCTCCGGCGAGGCGCCGCAGATGAAATGCCCTTCCCCTTCCGGCCGCACATAGGCGCCCGACGTGTCGATGAGCAGCGGGCAGTTCTCGACCCGCTCCTTGCAGGAAAAGGTGAAGACGTAGCGGCGCTTGGCCTGGACCGGAATGTCGAGCCCGGCCATGGCCGCCACGGCGCGCCCGCCGGAGCCCGCGCAGTTGACGAGCGTGCCGCAGGGGATCCGGGTGCCGTCCTTCAGCCGCACCGCGACGACCGCGTTGCCGTCCCGCTCAATGTCGGCCACCTCGCCCTTCACGTACTGGGCGCCGAGCGCGCGGGCCTTCTTGCGGAAGGCCTGGAGCAGGCCCCAGCCGTCGAACCAGCCCTCGCCCGAACGTCCCCAGGTGCCCGCCGCCAGGTCCTCCACGTTGAGCCAGGGGAAGCGCTCCTTCAGGGCATCCGGCTTCAGGAACAGGATGTCCGCCCCCTCGGCGACCTGGAGCGCCTGGTTCTCCGCCAGGATCGAGGCGCCGGCCTCCGACGCGCAATAGAGATATCCGCCTTCCCTCAGGCCGATCTCCGGCCGGTCGCCGTCGACGGTCAGGTGATCGGCGATGGTGCGCAGGAACTGGATTCCATAGAGCGAAATCCGGATGTTCACCGCGCTGGAATATTGCTGGCGGATCGAAGCCGCCGACAGGGCCGAGGCGGAGAGCTGGTAGGTCGGATCCTTCTCGATGACGACCACGCGTCCCTTGAAGCCGGCATCGGCGAGCAGGTGATAGGCCGCGGAGGAGCCCATGACGGCGCCGCCGACGATCACGACATCGGCTGAAGGAGAGGCTGAAGAGGTCATCGTTCGAATTTCGTTGAGAGGATGATGGAGGATTGGGTGCGCTCCACCCCGTCGAGGGCGCCGATCTTGTCGATGGCGGCATCGAGGGAGGGAACGTCCTCAGCCTCTACCACCGCCAGAAGATCGAAGACACCCGCGACCGAATGAAGCGCGCGCAATTCTGGCATGCGCTGCAGCGCCGAGACCACGCCGCCCGACGCCTTCGGCGCCACCACGATCGTCACATGCGCCCGCACCATGCGGCTCGCGACCTCCTCGGCGAGGCGCAAGGTATAGCCGGCGAT is part of the Microvirga terrae genome and encodes:
- a CDS encoding sn-glycerol-3-phosphate import ATP-binding protein UgpC, with protein sequence MAGVTLDTVRKIYAGNVEAVKGVSLGIEDGSFCVLVGPSGCGKSTLLRMIAGLETISDGEVKIGERVVNQVEPADRDIAMVFQNYALYPHMTVYDNMAYGLKNRGTPKDEIEKRVKEAARILAIESFLTRKPRQLSGGQRQRVAMGRAIVRKPQVFLFDEPLSNLDAKLRVQMRVEIKRLQKALGVTSIYVTHDQVEAMTLSDKLVVMSGGQIEQVGSPADVYRRPETRFVATFIGSPPMNILPGKVEGPGRVSVGGQAIMVADMRDGLAPGSAIEVGLRPEDVQAGGAGSSSLSMDVDFVEELGATQLFHGKVAGADFVVQASTGQIPADTRRLTLSVDPANVHLFDPQTTRRLGKV
- the ugpE gene encoding sn-glycerol-3-phosphate ABC transporter permease UgpE, which produces MVENRPFRDFMAYLTLIIGVVLVAFPVYLAIMASTFDTATIINGNMPLIPGDQTLENYSRALFYGGKTAREPVIGMMINSMIVAMGIAFGKILISILSAYAVVYFRFPFRRTAFWVIFITLMLPVEVRIYPTYKIVADLGLLDTYSGLILPLIASATGTLLFRQFFMTIPEELLEASKIDGAGAFRFFKDTLLPLSMTTIAALFVIQFIYGWNQYLWPLLITTKSSMQTIVIGIKKMITTTDALTEWNIAMTTAVLAMVPPVLVVIFMQRLFVKGLVETEK
- the ugpA gene encoding sn-glycerol-3-phosphate ABC transporter permease UgpA, encoding MEKRAHFSGWTLPLLLIVPQMAITVIFFYLPASQAIWQSFLREDAFGLTSEFVGFENYSAVFEQPEYYRAMVTTVIFSTLVAFFSLAVALLFATQADKSLRGGHGFKTLLIWPYAVAPAIAGVLWMFMFHPTLGTLGRPLNLMGFNWNPMLDGKDAMILLVLSATWKHVSYNFLFFLAGLQAIPKSVIEAGAIDGAGPMRRFWTIIFPLLSPTTFFLLVVTIVYVFFETFGIIDAVTGGGPAGTTTTLVYKVYADGRSGGDLGLSAAQSVVLMVIVIALTAIQFRYVERKVQY
- the ugpB gene encoding sn-glycerol-3-phosphate ABC transporter substrate-binding protein UgpB yields the protein MMKKSLLGALAIGLATSTSAFAQTEIQWWHAMTGANNDVVNRLADEFNKSQNEYKVVVSYKGQYADTLNAGIAAFRAGNAPHILQVFEVGTATMMGARGAIKPVYQLMADAGEKFDPQAYLPAITGYYSTAKGEMLSFPFNSSSMVMWINKDELKKAGVNEIPKTWPQVFEAGKKLKAAGHDTCGFSNAWAPWANVEQFSAWHNIPMATKANGLDGFDTEMKFNSPAHVKHLQNLVDLQKDKTYDYSGRDSKSEGRFTSGECAIFLTSSGFYGNVKANAKFDFTSVPMPYYPDIQGAPQNSIIGGASLWVMGGKSAAEYKGVAKFFTFLSDTDRQAKLHQESGYLPITKAAYEKTKASGFYEKNPVLQTPLLELTNKEPTENSRGLRFGNMVQIRDVVSEEIEAALAGQKPAKDALDSAVTRSNQILRQFERSVSR
- a CDS encoding NAD(P)/FAD-dependent oxidoreductase — translated: MTSSASPSADVVIVGGAVMGSSAAYHLLADAGFKGRVVVIEKDPTYQLSASALSAASIRQQYSSAVNIRISLYGIQFLRTIADHLTVDGDRPEIGLREGGYLYCASEAGASILAENQALQVAEGADILFLKPDALKERFPWLNVEDLAAGTWGRSGEGWFDGWGLLQAFRKKARALGAQYVKGEVADIERDGNAVVAVRLKDGTRIPCGTLVNCAGSGGRAVAAMAGLDIPVQAKRRYVFTFSCKERVENCPLLIDTSGAYVRPEGEGHFICGASPEADLDPDWSDEDPASQEIDHSFFEEFIWPNLANRVPAFEAIKPGRAWSGPYDMSLLDHNAIIGLTGELTNFYLCNGFSGHGLQQAPAVGRGLAELIVHGGYRTLDLSELGYERVLANRPLLERNVI
- a CDS encoding Lrp/AsnC family transcriptional regulator encodes the protein MLDATDRALIALLRENARIGHAEAGRRLKLSRTTVQARVESLERRGVIAGYTLRLAEEVASRMVRAHVTIVVAPKASGGVVSALQRMPELRALHSVAGVFDLLAVVEAEDVPSLDAAIDKIGALDGVERTQSSIILSTKFER